From the genome of Anopheles funestus chromosome 2RL, idAnoFuneDA-416_04, whole genome shotgun sequence:
attttgtttacaatttattCTCGTTTCGCGTCCAGCCTCTACTGTCAACTTGCTTttctaaaaccaaaacactCCATTCCGTTTTGCTGCAAACTGTTGGTGTAATTTAGCACATTCTTTACAATGAACCAAAAAGTTTCCACCGTTAACGACCCTGAATTGCAggcaaaagtgaagaaaagtaTGATCCTAAAATGTTCACCAAGTGTGCGCTACAAGATTAAACTTTACTCTTTCCCTTAGCGACTGAAAAAATATCGGAGAATATGCACATAATTGCCAACGAGCCAAGTTTAGCGTTTTACCGCATCCAGGAACATGTCCGCAAGGTAATCCCGCTCATCGTAGACCGCCGAGCGGAAGTCGTACAGCTACAGCAGGATCTGCAGGGCAAGTGTTACGATATGGAGTATGCGATAAGGTCGGTAGGACGCGCGACATTCTGCGTTAATTAAAGCCCTAATCACAGTTTCTACTGGTTATCCCAACAGTGCCGTGAAAGATATCGAGGCTGCCGACACTTCATTGAAAAACGTTCAAGAGTTGCTGAAAAATGCCATATTTCTCAAACAGCAGCTCAAGTACGTAGAATCCAGACGACCCAAGAAAGATACTAACAGCTCTGTGTACAAGAGATTTTCGGCACACATCACTCTGGACCTGCCGGACTTGACCGACATATCCGGGGTGGTGCGAGAAACTACCAACCGTGTAGAGCACATGATGTCACAGGCCCGAAATTCAAACAGCAACATAAACAACAATTCCTCAGGTGCAACGAGTTCCACCGGTGGTCCCGCGGAACTGCAACGCTCGTACACTACTCTAcattgaaaggaaaatgtgcAACGCTAGTCACCGTTAAGTTTCGTTCGTTCCTTTCCATTTTACGATCTGTGATGTTTCCGTTTCACGCATTCCTCTCAGAGAGAGATGACAAAATtaagtattattattttgttcctGTTCCGGGAACCCATCAATaaaatgtggttttatttGACGCTATAGTTCACCCGACCTGTTCTGCACTCACtcgtatttaatttttttcaactgaTTCCTATCGGTAATGTGCTTAATGTTCAACGATTTCGTTTTCTCTTTGTTGAGTGTCTTGAAGTGTCCCATTCCACGGTTTCCTGGTCTTCGTTCCGGATGGTGCAGCCTGAAACTCTTGCCAAAATCAACATACGGTGGTTGCGTGAAACCAAAATTTTTTGCAACCTGCATCAAATCGAGGTTTGCCAAATTGAACACGTCCTTCATGTGGTGTCCTTCGTACGCGCGTACGTACGTCTTGAAAGCCAGTTTGCCTGACTGATTAAGAAAGTAATTCTTCGACATCAGATTCTCCAGTTGCAGCTGGATGTCCGCTATCTTGCTCCAAGAAAATTCAAACTCATTCAGCGGCACCTTAGCTTGCTTCAGATACTTCAAGAAGCCaagctcttccggacggaGCATTAGTAGCGCATGGCCACACAAATCCTCTCCTCGGGCCGTTCGCCCAACACGATGAATGTATTCCTTCGTATCGTTCGGAGGATCGTACTGTACGATCCAATCCACGGCCGGAATATCAAGACCACGAGCAGCGACATCCGTGCAGAGCAGGATTCCCGTTTCTGCGTTACAGAACTGGAAAAATACCGAGGTACGTTTcgattgcttttgtttgccctgaagaaaaatgaaagtttGAAAATACAATCGTGAAAGCAAATATTCGTGATCCTTTGGGGTCACTGGTGAAACCTACGTGAATCGACATCACCGGAAGATCGATGTAGTTGAATAGTTCGTGATGGAACTTCACCGACAGACAGGATGAAAAGAACACCATAACCTTCTTCTTTCGATTCTTCCTCAAGAAGGTAAAAAGCACAAGCAGACGCCTCTCCGAGGGACACACAATGTAACCTTGCTCGAGTCCCGTTACCGTGGCCTCCTTCTTGTTGTCATCCACACCGACGTAAATCGGTTCCGATTTCAAGGCTAGCTTTCCCAACTCATCCATACGGGATGATTGTGTGGCCGAAAAAAGAACGGTCTGACGTTTTTCTGTAAGCGAAACGAATTAAATTACACATTCAACAATACATGAACAAGTGTGTGGTTTGATACTTACTCGGCAAAATGCCAATAATCTGTTTTAGATCCTCTTCAAACCCGATCTCCAAAATGCGATCGCACTCATCGATGATCAAGCACTGCAAGTTCTTATACAGGAAGTGCGGTGTCGTTTTAAGGTGATCCAACAATCGCCCTGGCGTTGCAACGATAATGTTGAGGCCCTTTTCCaacttttcattttccgtGTGCCGGGTTGCTCCTCCCATTAGTAAACCGTACGTCTGACAGTGATACGTCATCAGTTCCTTCAGCACACCGAAGATTTGCATCGCCAGTTCACGCGTCGGAGAAATGATTATGACGCCAGCTCCGTTGCGGGGCTTGAATCGAAGCTTGTGTATTAGCTCAACCGCCGGTATAAGAAAGGCCAACGTTTTTCCGCTTCCCGTTTTGGCCGATCCGATCAAATCCCTACACTCCAGCAAGGGAGGAATAGATTTGGCCTGGATTTCTGTCATCTTGGTGAAACCCATATCGTCGATGGCCTTCATCGTGTTATTGGAAACCTTTCCAACGAGCGAACTGAACTCTCGGTTTCCGAGAAGTATTTCGTAagcattatttgttatttgcgGTTCCGCAGCTCCTTCTGCAGTCTCCTTTTGgagctcatcatcatcaaattcTTCATTCCTACTCTCCAAATGCAAATTTGTACCGTTTTCCTCACCCTCATCATCCGAGTCATCTTTAGGTCGTTTTACACCTGAAATACGAGAATTTTACACTTGTATGAATACGCACACGTTGTGATTAAGATTGTGAACCGCTTGCTTACCACGACCAACTTCCGCGCTGCCTTCCATCACCGGTTGAACaggtttgttctttttctttaccatttgcTTGCCTTTTGGTGTTGTTTCTTCTGCCACATAGTTATCTTCCAAATCTTCCACTGCACCTATATGAATGGAAACATGTTGGGTGAAGTCAACTCATAGCGAGCACAAACCTACGCGTCCCGGAAAGTGTCCGTGTTCGTATCGCGCACCGTCGATGAGATCTTCTACTCACCATGGCCGTTTTTCGCATTCGTATTGATTACCGTCGGAatctttactttatttttcttcaccatgGTATGAATATTGTGGTCAGCACAGTTAATTACACAGAACAATCGAGAAAAGTAATAATTCTATATGCACATTCGAGGTAAATGAAGCACATGTGCAATCGAATGACAGTCGTGTGTTGACAAGAGGAGCACAACTGACAGCTGCCAAAAATTTGCCCCCAAATTCCTGAACAATTGTCATTTTTAAATTCCCAACAAACCGAATTCCAggaatagcaaaacaaaacttgcaCTATTAATTTTGGTGGTTTTAAATTGCCGTATCGTTTTTGGGCGTGATTAGATCAGTTATTTTAGTACACTAGTCAATTTTGCGTTTGAATAAACCTGATGTAACAACGCAAAGTGTACAGAACCCGATGTAACAACGCAAAGTGTGCAGTACTGTCGTCTACAATCGATCTTTCGGTGAGTTAAAATGCCAAGTTACACTTTAAAACGTTTATTCTTTAATGGCTTCCAAATGCCTTTATTAGTCTGCGTAGTTAAAAGTTATTAACGTTCTTAGTTTGTCGCAGTAATACCAGTAATTCATTGAATGCTGCAGGCTGTATTTGATGTGTTCTGGCCCAGCAACGCAATTTAGCGTCAAACGATATAGTCGCTTCctggtcatcatcatcacactcTGTCTTTATAACCATTTTTTCGGGCAAATGTGCGTCGAGAGGATCTGGTTCATCCTGAATTGTGTATTGATGCTGTTCAGGCAAGCGTTCCTCAAGGGGATCTAATTCCTCTTTCACAGTGTGTTGTTCGGTTGCGAGAGGGTCCTGCTCATCTTGTACAGCTTGTCGATTTTGTACAGACAAATATGCTTCGAGAGGTTCTTGATCATTTTTCACATCTTGTCGATGTTGTTCCAGGAGATCTTCTTCAAGAGCCTGCCCATCTATCACAACGCGTTGATGTTGTTTGGACAAATGTTTCAAAGGgtcctttttctctttcacagTAGAAaccaaattatttttcttgggGATTTGTCCAGTTTTCACCATGTGTCTATGTGCATGATCGTTATGCGCTGGTGGTTTCTCATTCGGTGTACTTCTAAGCAGTTCGGTAGGAGCTCCGGCTTTAGGTTGTGCGCCACCAATCCTGACATACCCTGTAAAGTGAAGAATATTGAATAACCTATTAACAAAATCGTTTATTCAACATCACAATCAACTAAACCATAAATTACTAATACACTATTGGAGGGATAATACAATTGAGACAATTGGGTCTATAAAAGGGTTCTAAATGCTCACATTACCATTCGGTATCAAACGCATACGCTTGCTAGCTTCAAGTCGCATTTCCTCTTCTACTTCCTTTAAACATTGCTCCCATATTCGCTTTGCTAGCACGGATACTCTATTTGCAGCTTGTTTAGACCGATTCATGGTGATTTAGTGCACGGAATAATCTCCTAAAATACtacaatattttcacaaaGCTTCTTTTTAGGCGCTCCGATTCGTTCTTTCCATTGAACAGAAGAAACGCAAGTTTGTAAACAACAATCGTTCTGTCATGTTGTTTaccctttttcattttttcttttgacacAGTCTTGTGGTTCTAAAATGAGGAgctaaattatattttattcctGTTGTAACTTATTTTAAGTTTGTGCATGACCTGTTCTACAACGTGCTGTATTCCTTTTCAAAAGTAATACATTAATCATCAAGAAACTACACCAAGCACTGCTCTAGAAGTGTACAAATGGTATTATAAGCGTATTTATTTACGTAAACAAATCAACTCCACCACCTTGTGCCGAAAGTACTTCCGTGCTGGGGAAAAGGCAAatgatttacattttaattaaacatgcGAAATCGGTCATCGATTGAGGTAGCTGAACTGTTTTTGGTTATATCGTTTCGAAAATATACCTCAACACCCTTCGATTCAACGAGTTAAATAATGTTCCGTAAAGTTTGCACTGGTGAGTTTATCTATTTTCCCTAATGCGTCAAGAtaagaagtttttttcttgctctatTTCTAGCCATCAACACACGTTGCATTTTAATGCGATCGTTCAGTGTTTGCGAACTGTCCAAGGAACACCAGGAAGTACAGCAACTATGTCGTCAATTTAGCGAGCGGGAATTAAAACCGGCAGCAAGCACCGTTGACCGTAGCGGTGCCTTTCCCAAAGAGCATATTGCCAAGCTGGCGCAGTTAGGAATGATGCGAGTTACCGTATCTCCCAGTTACGGTGGTTCTGGTTTAGATATGCTTTCGTTATCGCTCGTGGTGGAAGAGCTGTCGAAAGGGTGCGGAAGCACCGGTTCGATAGTGTCTATTCACAACTGTCTGTACGCCAACCTGTTGCATCGGTTGGGCACAGATGAACAGCGAGaaagattttttaacaaatatgaTAATCATACCATTGGAGCTTTCGCACTCAGCGAGGCTGGTGCTGGTTCAGACGTAGCCGCAATGACGACTACGGCTACCCAGGATGGTGATGGGAGTTGGATATTAAATGGCACGAAGGGATGGGTAACATCGGGCATAGAAGCCGTCGCTGGGATTATATTCGCCACTGTGGATCCATCGCTGAAGTACAAAGGCATTACTGCATTTTTGGTCGATTTTGACGGAGGCCACTTAGCTGGACTGCATCGGGGTCGTCCGGAAGATAAATTGGGCATCCGTGGTACATCAACGTGCGATTTAATACTTGAAAATGTACGCGTTCCAGCCGCAAACGTGCTTGGTACTGTTGGTGGCGGCATGCGTATTGCAATGGAGCAACTCGATCGGGCAAGGATAGGCATAGCTTCACAAGCCCTTGGAATCAGCCAAGCCGCACTCGAAACGGCTATAGAGTACGCTAAACAGCGTACCGCATTTGGTGGCACTCTGATCGATCTGCCTGCCGTTCGTACAAGAATAGCTGAAATAGCAACACGAATCGAAACGACACGCCTGTTGGTGCGTAAAGCGGCCGGCGAAGTGGATCGTGGACTGCGAGCAACCAAGGCTTGTTCGATGGCAAAATGGGTAGCCGGTGAAACGGCAACGTATGCGGCTCATGGATGTCAGCAAATTTTGGGCGGTATGGGATACGTTAAAGATCATCCGGCCGAGCGTTATTATCGGGATTCCCGCATTACTGAAATATACGGCGGTGTAACCGACGTGCAAAAGTCGATTGTAGCGGACCAAGTAATCAAGGAACTGGAATGATGATCTAGTCGGGTGTACAGAACTGACACAATTTAATTGTGTTGTTTCAatatcttttccattttgtggttAACGGTGAAAGTCTGAAAGACTATGAGTTGtattttttggaatatttttacattcaaGCTAAAAGcacaaatatattaaaactGATCAAACAGAACGACTTatggaattttaaatattttactgaGTTTCTACACCGAATGCAGTTTGCAAATATGAAATGAGTTTGTATTAGCAGAAACTCAcacaataatataaaaaaggtgTCTTCTCCTTCATTTAGACCAAGTCAGGGAGTAGACAACATCCGCTGTGGGTTTAGAAGGACGCATTtcgcgttgttgttttttcgctaGTTTTTTCGCTTCCGATAGAACACACACGTAAATTCTTTCACCATTTCTATTCACTATCCTTCCTAAGGTCGGCTCGAATCTTGATCAACTGTTTACCCCGTGGTTTAATCTCGCGGAAATGATTTTCAATGCAAAAATAACTGCGGTTCCCCGAGGGGGGTTTAAGAAGCGAGAGTCGTATTGCTAAATGGACAACACTATTAGATATGTTTTTTACTTTCACTATGAACTAAATTACTCTATATTACTGTAGAAAAACGATCGCACTTACCAACGCTCATGTCGGTTAATGCCGCCTCTGAAACAGAACCGGAAGCCGCCAATGCATCGAGTTCTTCCTGAACCTGTCTATCAATCTCCTCAAGAAAGCGTCTGCGCTTCCGATACAAAGTTGATCTGGACGTCATATTAAAAATTCGCCCGGAAAAAATTGCTTTCTAAAAGGATGCGAAATATTCGTTAGTTCAGTTAGgtttatgttttggttttacttACCTGGCTTCGTTTGCCTTTTCACCAAGTCTCATGCGCATCAATGCACAATCATATCAATGTGATTATGTGCTATCACCTGCGTTTATACCTTTCAAAAAGTTTAAATAGATTATGAAACAACCACCTTTCGACAGTCCCATATTGTCTAGTGGTTAGGATATCCGGCTCTCACCCGGAAGGCCCGGGTTCGATTCCCGGTATGggaaaattgctttttttgttttatttattatataataatacatttgcttttttacaCGATTCATTAAAGTTAAAATTGCATTTACATAATATACAGTGGCAAAAAAATTGAGTTACTATAAAGCATCGTCGAATGAGGAATTAAgaacaaaactttattttaagtGTAATTTCTGCGGCGCATACATACTGCGTGAACGAAACTGTACCTCGGCTTAATAATTAAAGCATgatgtaaattaaatattttcaaatctcCAATAATCACCACTGCGCGCGAGAaaggcgattttttttcttaagcttTTAGTGtcattttcgttttcaaaTGCATACTTCAGCTTGTATTTTGCTTTACTTGGCGGTCGCTTCTTGCTGCTCAAAACGTGGATACTTCTGTTCCACCTCGGACCAGCTGTTACGTCCGGTAGCCAAATCGCGGATCGTGCTCGCCACTACATCCAACTAGAAATGACAAAAGTACAATGGTGTTACAACGGCTTATTACAGTTGGGAGGCAGCTAAATCGGGAACTTACCCCAATGCGAACTTGCTTCATCGAGTCTCGTTCGCGGAGCGTCACTGTGTGCGGTTCCTTCAGCGTATCAAAATCAATCGTTATACCGTACGGAATTGCAATCTCATCCGTACGCGCATAACGACGACCGATCGATCCACTAGAATCGTCCACCTTGTGCGACACGTCTACGGATGTTAAAGCCATCGCTGAAAGAATCCAAAAGATAGTAGTTGTAATGCTTAATTTCCCTAGCTTACTAAAGTAGGTATACTTACAAATCTTCTTCACGAACGGAGCAAACTCGGTATTGTTACTCAGCGGAAGAACCGAACATTTTAATGGAGCCACTACTGGTGGCAACGAGAAGTAACTGCGCTGCTCATCCCCGTCTCGCATCCGGAAGCTGTGCTCCAGCAGCGAATACATGATGCGTCCAATGCCAAACGAAGGCTCGATTACGCTTGGAGTAATTTCCTCCACGTGTACCGTTTTCGAGGTAGTTTTAACGGCAATCAGATCATTGGTTAGCTGCACATCGGTCCCATTGATACCCAGCGTGTGTGCGCCATTTTCATCAAGATTCTTTCCAATAGTCACAACTTCTCCGAGGCTAAGTTTTGCCAGCGCTTCCGTGATGGCTTTGGCGTCCTTTTTAAATGCCTTTCCTATTGCGGCCTTGTTCGGCACTACCTCGGTCACCTCAATGGTTTTGGGTGCGGGCAATTTCTTCTCGGCGACCAACTTTACACCGGTTGCGTTCGTGTGTTGAGTCAGATCGTACGCAGACCGATCGGCACAACCGACACATTCGATCCATCCGTAGCTTGTTAAACATTCCGCATCCCAGCAATCGCACGCATAATGTGCCATCTCGTTGCCCATATGTTGACGGAAGCGTAACCGATCCGGCAAAATTCCGATACGATGCAGGAACATTTGAATGCGCGCCATAAAGTAGCCAAGTGTTTCGTTTGCTACCAGTCCACTGGCAACCGCATCCCCGATACGGATCTGCTGCGCACTCTTTCCATCCATTTGGTTGCATGCGGAATAAAGCGTCATTAACGTGTCCGCAACATTCTCAAACTTCGGATGATCTTTCGCTAGAGGATCGCAGAAGTGCTCTATTTCGCACATCGTGAACTCACGCACACGAATCAACCCGGAACGGGGTGAAATTTCGTTGCGGAAGCTGTTGCCGATTTGAGCAGCAGCAAACGGTAAGCGGCCTTGATTGAACTCGAGCAGACGCTTAAAGTTCACGAAAATGCCCTGAGCCGTTTCGGGACGCAGGAAACCTTTAACTAAGCCTGTTGGACCGATCTGTGTGCCGAACATCAGATTGAACTCAATGGGCTCCGTTAGATCGTTGCCAGTGATGGGTGATTTCATGCTGTACTTCCGCATGATGGCTGCCATCTCGTCCTTCGTCATACCGTCCAGCTTGATCACGATATCCGTGCACTCGTCCTTCAACTCAGCCGTGGCATCCTTGGCAGCTGCCAATTTCTCCAGATGATTCTTAATCAAATGATCTAATCGGAAACATTCGCCATTTTTCACGTCCTTCGTCATAAGATCGGCAAAGCGGTCCACATGCCCCGACGCTTTCAGAACCGGCTCCGGTGTTAAGATCGAACAGTCCACCTCGAGCATCTGTTCTTCGAGCACGAAAAATTGCCGCCACGTGTTAATCATGTTTGATTTCAACGCACAGCCCATCGGACCGAAGTCATATTGGCCCGTGATGCCACCGTAAATGGCAAAACTTTGATCGTAAAAGAAGCGCCGTTTCAGAAGGTCTTCCATGCGTGCCCGATCGAAACTGGCGACTTGAGGCGCTAGACTTAGTTCGCGATCCTCCAGCACTTTTTTGCGCGCTTTGAGCTCGTTGACCGCTTTTTTCACGTCGATTTCTGGCGCACCTTCACTTTTCAGCTTGCGAACCAAGTCTCCCTGCGGAAAATAGTGAAAGGAGGATGAAACATTGCATCATTAAGTGTATACATATTTTCAGTTATGGAAAGGCCCAAAACGCCCCCATAACATACCTGCTCTTTTACAGCTTCGCGCAAAGGCGCCAACTGTTCTTCAATCTTTGGGTCAGTCATGTTTTCCAACAGCTGGAGGCGAAGCTTCACGTCCCGGTGCTTTTTGTTCGAACCCCAATTGAAAGGCTTTGTCGATGTTTCGCTCTGGTGGATCGCTTTTGCCGCGTACAGACGTCGATGTGCCGATATCGAATTTCGTTCGTGATGCTGAGGGTTCTGTAGTTTAGTAACTAATTTTTGCGCGGACGAACAGCTGATAAATTGAATGCTACCAGGAGGTACTAGGGTGAAAATGTGTCGCACTGCAACGGGACCGCCAACTCTAGGAGGCACTAATCTACTGAGGAAGTTGAGAAAAAACTGAGTGGACATTTACGTATGGAATCCCGCACCATCCGTTGGAACAATGGTCACCAACAGTTGAAGCTCGAGGAAACCCCGAATTCACATTCAACGCCACTTTACAATTATTACTTGCGCAAACAAGCAGGGATGGTCTCACGTTTTCACACcggcaatattttttattttacttttgatGACGTTTACGTGACAGCAGGGCAATTCTCAATAATTCCCAACTACCCAATCGAGCAGTTGTCAGATGTAGATTCTAGCAGATCTGTAACGTCATGTACTCGAaggatttgttttccaattttgaaTGTAACGCTATGTAACGTTTATTTCAGCGCGGTTTCGTTCACTATCGCAATTGCTGTGAAAACAGCGAAAACGTTGATGTTTAATCAAGCGGAAAGAATTTTATTACAGGCGTGACCTTCATCGACAGACACTTTTATCTGTCCTATAACTATGTTCTTTTTTGCCTTTATTCCAGACTCTACCCAATGAGACAAATCTGTTTAAATTATGCTTGACTCACCTTTAATTTCCTGGGTAAATTACCAGTCAATAATTTACTCATTTGACATGTGTTATGTTTTAACATGGAAGATTTACTGTAAGCTAATCAATCATTTCTTTGTCGGTTAATTTTTGCCTTACAAAGGTAAGGCAAGTTACAATCAAGCTACGGGTTGAAGGAAACCAACCTTGACAAAAATGGTTAATTTACGTCTTTATAGACATGAGCTCCGGCCAAAGCTCTGAAGAATTCTGGAGGTGCAAGTAACGGCGTATGAAAATGGAGCCACCTTAGCTGCCATTAGTCAAGTTCTTAAGATAAAACTTTCGACATTTTAtggaattattaaaaaataagaaacatcATGGAAGATCGGATCTAAGAAGCGTGGTGACAACAGATCGAGAGTGTTGTCTCTGCAAGCTATACGCTATATTCGGATCTCCTGAATCAACGAGGATCATTAGGTGGTGGATCAACGAGGATAGTAAGATAAAAACCAATTGCAGAAAAAGTATCGCAGGATCACGATGTGCGCGGAGGATCACGATGTGCGCACAATCAACAAAGCGATGGAAAAATCACGCTTAAAAGATTTCAATAcacttgccaaaaaaaaactattctcTGTTACGGGCTTGAGCAAGATGGTTTTGATAGTATatgcgtgatttttttttaattgttatattttaccACTATTGGCTACCATTTGTAACCTAGCGCATTGCTTGACTAAAGTCATCTGTATTTATATCACCAAGTGACtgaataattgaaatatagCAAACGATACTTAATTCTAAGTGACTTTAGACAAATCTTGCAAAAAGTGAAGGTCACACTCGACTCACCAGACTCTGGTGGCACTGAACAAATATGTATCATTTTTTAAGCAGTTCAAATGGACAGACGACGTGTGGTAggctta
Proteins encoded in this window:
- the LOC125763762 gene encoding uncharacterized protein LOC125763762 isoform X1 encodes the protein MTSRSTLYRKRRRFLEEIDRQVQEELDALAASGSVSEAALTDMSVGYVRIGGAQPKAGAPTELLRSTPNEKPPAHNDHAHRHMVKTGQIPKKNNLVSTVKEKKDPLKHLSKQHQRVVIDGQALEEDLLEQHRQDVKNDQEPLEAYLSVQNRQAVQDEQDPLATEQHTVKEELDPLEERLPEQHQYTIQDEPDPLDAHLPEKMVIKTECDDDDQEATISFDAKLRCWARTHQIQPAAFNELLVLLRQTKNVNNF
- the LOC125763763 gene encoding BLOC-1-related complex subunit 8 homolog, whose translation is MNQKVSTVNDPELQAKVKKTTEKISENMHIIANEPSLAFYRIQEHVRKVIPLIVDRRAEVVQLQQDLQGKCYDMEYAISAVKDIEAADTSLKNVQELLKNAIFLKQQLKYVESRRPKKDTNSSVYKRFSAHITLDLPDLTDISGVVRETTNRVEHMMSQARNSNSNINNNSSGATSSTGGPAELQRSYTTLH
- the LOC125763760 gene encoding short-chain specific acyl-CoA dehydrogenase, mitochondrial-like, producing the protein MFRKVCTAINTRCILMRSFSVCELSKEHQEVQQLCRQFSERELKPAASTVDRSGAFPKEHIAKLAQLGMMRVTVSPSYGGSGLDMLSLSLVVEELSKGCGSTGSIVSIHNCLYANLLHRLGTDEQRERFFNKYDNHTIGAFALSEAGAGSDVAAMTTTATQDGDGSWILNGTKGWVTSGIEAVAGIIFATVDPSLKYKGITAFLVDFDGGHLAGLHRGRPEDKLGIRGTSTCDLILENVRVPAANVLGTVGGGMRIAMEQLDRARIGIASQALGISQAALETAIEYAKQRTAFGGTLIDLPAVRTRIAEIATRIETTRLLVRKAAGEVDRGLRATKACSMAKWVAGETATYAAHGCQQILGGMGYVKDHPAERYYRDSRITEIYGGVTDVQKSIVADQVIKELE
- the LOC125763762 gene encoding uncharacterized protein LOC125763762 isoform X2; translation: MNRSKQAANRVSVLAKRIWEQCLKEVEEEMRLEASKRMRLIPNGYVRIGGAQPKAGAPTELLRSTPNEKPPAHNDHAHRHMVKTGQIPKKNNLVSTVKEKKDPLKHLSKQHQRVVIDGQALEEDLLEQHRQDVKNDQEPLEAYLSVQNRQAVQDEQDPLATEQHTVKEELDPLEERLPEQHQYTIQDEPDPLDAHLPEKMVIKTECDDDDQEATISFDAKLRCWARTHQIQPAAFNELLVLLRQTKNVNNF
- the LOC125763762 gene encoding uncharacterized protein LOC125763762 isoform X3, which translates into the protein MNRSKQAANRVSVLAKRIWEQCLKEVEEEMRLEASKRMRLIPNGNGMSGLVAHNLKPELLPNCLEVHRMRNHQRITIMHIDTW
- the LOC125763758 gene encoding probable ATP-dependent RNA helicase pitchoune, whose amino-acid sequence is MVKKNKVKIPTVINTNAKNGHGAVEDLEDNYVAEETTPKGKQMVKKKNKPVQPVMEGSAEVGRGVKRPKDDSDDEGEENGTNLHLESRNEEFDDDELQKETAEGAAEPQITNNAYEILLGNREFSSLVGKVSNNTMKAIDDMGFTKMTEIQAKSIPPLLECRDLIGSAKTGSGKTLAFLIPAVELIHKLRFKPRNGAGVIIISPTRELAMQIFGVLKELMTYHCQTYGLLMGGATRHTENEKLEKGLNIIVATPGRLLDHLKTTPHFLYKNLQCLIIDECDRILEIGFEEDLKQIIGILPKKRQTVLFSATQSSRMDELGKLALKSEPIYVGVDDNKKEATVTGLEQGYIVCPSERRLLVLFTFLRKNRKKKVMVFFSSCLSVKFHHELFNYIDLPVMSIHGKQKQSKRTSVFFQFCNAETGILLCTDVAARGLDIPAVDWIVQYDPPNDTKEYIHRVGRTARGEDLCGHALLMLRPEELGFLKYLKQAKVPLNEFEFSWSKIADIQLQLENLMSKNYFLNQSGKLAFKTYVRAYEGHHMKDVFNLANLDLMQVAKNFGFTQPPYVDFGKSFRLHHPERRPGNRGMGHFKTLNKEKTKSLNIKHITDRNQLKKIKYE
- the LOC125763757 gene encoding glycine--tRNA ligase, coding for MSTQFFLNFLSRLVPPRVGGPVAVRHIFTLVPPGSIQFISCSSAQKLVTKLQNPQHHERNSISAHRRLYAAKAIHQSETSTKPFNWGSNKKHRDVKLRLQLLENMTDPKIEEQLAPLREAVKEQGDLVRKLKSEGAPEIDVKKAVNELKARKKVLEDRELSLAPQVASFDRARMEDLLKRRFFYDQSFAIYGGITGQYDFGPMGCALKSNMINTWRQFFVLEEQMLEVDCSILTPEPVLKASGHVDRFADLMTKDVKNGECFRLDHLIKNHLEKLAAAKDATAELKDECTDIVIKLDGMTKDEMAAIMRKYSMKSPITGNDLTEPIEFNLMFGTQIGPTGLVKGFLRPETAQGIFVNFKRLLEFNQGRLPFAAAQIGNSFRNEISPRSGLIRVREFTMCEIEHFCDPLAKDHPKFENVADTLMTLYSACNQMDGKSAQQIRIGDAVASGLVANETLGYFMARIQMFLHRIGILPDRLRFRQHMGNEMAHYACDCWDAECLTSYGWIECVGCADRSAYDLTQHTNATGVKLVAEKKLPAPKTIEVTEVVPNKAAIGKAFKKDAKAITEALAKLSLGEVVTIGKNLDENGAHTLGINGTDVQLTNDLIAVKTTSKTVHVEEITPSVIEPSFGIGRIMYSLLEHSFRMRDGDEQRSYFSLPPVVAPLKCSVLPLSNNTEFAPFVKKISMALTSVDVSHKVDDSSGSIGRRYARTDEIAIPYGITIDFDTLKEPHTVTLRERDSMKQVRIGLDVVASTIRDLATGRNSWSEVEQKYPRFEQQEATAK